The proteins below come from a single Gordonia pseudamarae genomic window:
- the ruvC gene encoding crossover junction endodeoxyribonuclease RuvC, translating into MRVMGVDPGLTRCGIALVESGKGRSVTALDVDVVRTPTDMELSQRLLAVYTAACHWLDVHRPDVVAIERVFAQNQVSTAMGTAQAGGVIALAAGQRDVPVRFHTPSEVKAAVTGSGRADKAQVTTMVTRILGMQTAPKPADAADALALAICHCWRGPMAERMEEAKRRADALAARHRARVAEAAGGVR; encoded by the coding sequence GTGCGGGTGATGGGTGTGGATCCGGGATTGACCAGATGCGGTATCGCGCTGGTCGAGTCCGGTAAGGGCCGCTCGGTCACCGCCCTCGATGTCGACGTGGTGCGCACTCCCACCGACATGGAACTCTCGCAACGGCTGCTGGCGGTCTATACCGCGGCCTGCCACTGGCTCGACGTCCACCGGCCCGACGTCGTCGCCATCGAGCGGGTATTCGCTCAGAACCAGGTGTCCACGGCGATGGGTACCGCGCAGGCCGGGGGAGTGATCGCGCTGGCCGCCGGTCAGCGCGATGTGCCGGTGCGCTTCCACACCCCCTCCGAGGTCAAGGCCGCGGTCACCGGCAGCGGCCGCGCCGACAAGGCACAGGTCACCACCATGGTGACGAGGATCCTCGGGATGCAGACCGCACCGAAACCGGCCGACGCCGCCGACGCGCTCGCGCTGGCGATCTGCCACTGCTGGCGCGGTCCGATGGCCGAACGGATGGAGGAGGCCAAACGCAGGGCCGACGCCCTCGCCGCGCGGCACCGGGCCCGCGTCGCCGAGGCCGCGGGCGGTGTCCGGTGA
- the ruvA gene encoding Holliday junction branch migration protein RuvA produces the protein MIASVRGPVIDIALDHVVIDCGGVGYRVLVTPPTVATVRRGAEATLLTTMIVREDSMTLYGFVDPDARSLFGLLQTVTGVGPRLAMATLAVLEPDALRRALADSDTKALISVPGIGKRVAERLVVELRDKVEMPTSAGAGGATGAAGSVRGQVNDALVGLGFTAAAAEKAVQAVLADNPSADASTVLRIALGALGKTS, from the coding sequence GTGATCGCGTCGGTCCGCGGGCCGGTGATCGATATCGCGCTCGATCATGTGGTCATCGACTGTGGTGGTGTCGGGTACCGGGTGCTGGTCACCCCGCCCACGGTGGCCACGGTTCGGCGGGGGGCCGAGGCCACCCTGCTCACCACGATGATCGTGCGTGAGGACTCGATGACCCTCTACGGTTTCGTCGATCCGGACGCGCGGTCGCTGTTCGGGCTGTTGCAGACGGTCACCGGGGTGGGCCCGCGCCTGGCGATGGCCACTCTGGCGGTACTCGAACCCGACGCGCTGCGGCGCGCACTGGCCGATTCGGATACCAAGGCGCTCATATCGGTGCCGGGTATCGGCAAGCGGGTCGCCGAACGACTCGTCGTCGAGTTGCGGGACAAGGTGGAGATGCCGACCAGTGCCGGTGCCGGTGGTGCGACCGGTGCCGCGGGTTCGGTACGGGGACAGGTCAACGACGCGCTCGTCGGTCTCGGCTTCACCGCCGCGGCGGCGGAGAAGGCCGTGCAGGCGGTGCTCGCCGACAATCCGTCCGCCGACGCGTCCACGGTGCTGCGCATCGCTCTGGGTGCCCTCGGCAAGACGTCATGA